From a region of the Longimicrobiaceae bacterium genome:
- a CDS encoding alpha/beta fold hydrolase yields MRATEQKRDWIDRREYPFESRYLDLPAGRMHYLDEGTGPVVLMVHGTPTWSYLYRHVVRELSTTHRCIVPDHLGFGLSDKPEGWSYRPEDHAANLAELIRRLDLRDLTLVVHDFGGPIGLSYAVEHPENVERLVLFNTWMWSQRGNASVEKVSRFVAGPVGRFLYTRLNFSPRVLVKQAFGDRSRLTKEVHRHYLRPFGSPAERQGPWVLGRELIGSSDFYQRLWERRDAIRDKPALLLWGMKDIAFSPADLARWEELFDDARTVRLEGVGHFPQEEAADRVLAALRDFLAAP; encoded by the coding sequence ATGCGAGCGACCGAGCAGAAGCGGGACTGGATCGACCGCCGGGAGTACCCCTTCGAGTCCCGGTACCTGGACCTTCCCGCGGGGCGGATGCACTACCTGGACGAAGGGACCGGCCCGGTGGTGCTGATGGTGCACGGCACCCCCACCTGGTCGTACCTGTACCGGCACGTGGTGCGGGAGCTGTCCACGACGCACCGCTGCATCGTCCCGGACCACCTCGGCTTCGGCCTCTCGGACAAGCCGGAGGGCTGGTCCTACCGGCCCGAGGACCACGCCGCCAACCTGGCCGAGCTGATCCGGCGGCTGGACCTGCGCGACTTGACGCTCGTCGTGCACGACTTCGGCGGCCCCATCGGGCTGTCGTACGCGGTGGAGCACCCGGAGAACGTGGAGCGCCTGGTGCTCTTCAACACCTGGATGTGGTCCCAGCGGGGGAACGCCAGCGTGGAGAAGGTGAGCCGCTTCGTGGCCGGCCCCGTCGGCCGCTTCCTGTACACGCGCCTCAACTTCTCGCCACGGGTGCTGGTGAAGCAGGCCTTCGGCGACCGCTCCAGGCTCACGAAGGAGGTCCACCGGCACTACCTGCGCCCCTTCGGAAGCCCCGCGGAGCGGCAGGGACCCTGGGTGCTGGGGCGCGAGCTGATCGGCTCCAGCGACTTCTACCAGCGGCTCTGGGAGCGCCGCGACGCCATCCGCGACAAGCCGGCGCTCCTCCTGTGGGGGATGAAGGACATCGCCTTCTCCCCGGCGGACCTGGCGCGCTGGGAGGAGCTGTTCGACGACGCGCGCACGGTGCGGCTGGAGGGGGTGGGGCACTTCCCGCAGGAAGAGGCGGCGGACCGGGTGCTCGCCGCGCTCCGCGACTTCCTGGCGGCGCCCTGA
- a CDS encoding type I polyketide synthase yields the protein MAEHLTAEEIRDWLAAELAARLQVERSRIDVRERFSRYGLKSAEATRLLADLSRMLDRPLPPTLVWDHPTPEALARHLAGEGAATAPREPRAEPAAADEPVAVVGMACRFPGADSPEAFWRLLRDGVDAVREVPAERWDADALYDPDPAVPGKMSTRWGGFLDRVDAFDAAFFGISPREAERMDPQQRLMLELAWEALEDAGIPAPSLQGSTAGVFLGAIWNDYGTLDRRRGTAGITEHSATGSHYSLIANRISYQLGLRGPSLVVDTACSASLVAVHLACQALRSGEATLALAGGVNLIVAPDSTVAMSKFGAMAPDGRSKAFDARANGYVRGEGGGVVVLKPLSRALADGDPVWCVIRGSAVNNDGASNGLTAPNPRAQVEVLEEAYRRAGIDPARVDYVEAHGTGTMLGDPIEAGALGTVLGTGRDPERPLLLGSVKTNVGHLEAAAGIAGLVKAALAIRHREIPPSLHFENPNPHIAFDALRLRVNRALSPWPGGGEPARAGVSSFGFGGTNAHVVLEEVPERRARLVLFAAPDADALRARVAAVAEAMD from the coding sequence ATGGCAGAGCATCTCACGGCCGAAGAGATCCGCGACTGGCTCGCTGCCGAGCTCGCGGCGCGGTTGCAGGTGGAGCGTTCCCGCATCGACGTCCGTGAGCGATTCAGCCGCTACGGGCTGAAGTCCGCGGAGGCGACGCGGCTCCTGGCGGACCTGTCTCGAATGCTGGACCGCCCCCTGCCGCCCACCCTGGTGTGGGACCACCCCACCCCGGAGGCGCTGGCGCGCCACCTGGCGGGGGAGGGCGCGGCGACGGCACCGCGGGAGCCGCGGGCGGAGCCCGCGGCGGCGGACGAGCCGGTCGCCGTGGTGGGGATGGCGTGCCGCTTCCCCGGCGCGGACTCGCCGGAGGCGTTCTGGCGCCTGCTGCGCGACGGGGTGGACGCGGTGCGCGAGGTCCCGGCCGAGCGCTGGGACGCGGACGCGCTCTACGACCCGGACCCCGCCGTCCCGGGGAAGATGAGCACCCGGTGGGGCGGCTTCCTGGACCGGGTGGACGCCTTCGACGCGGCCTTCTTCGGGATCTCGCCGCGCGAGGCGGAACGGATGGACCCGCAGCAGCGCCTGATGCTGGAGCTGGCCTGGGAGGCGCTGGAGGACGCGGGGATCCCCGCCCCCTCGCTGCAGGGGAGCACGGCGGGGGTCTTCCTGGGCGCCATCTGGAACGACTACGGCACGCTGGACCGGCGCCGGGGGACGGCGGGGATCACGGAGCACTCGGCCACGGGGTCCCACTACAGCCTGATCGCGAACCGGATCTCGTACCAGCTCGGGCTCCGCGGGCCGAGCCTGGTGGTGGACACCGCGTGCTCGGCGTCGCTGGTGGCGGTGCACCTGGCCTGCCAGGCGCTCCGCTCGGGCGAGGCCACGCTGGCGCTGGCGGGCGGCGTGAACCTCATCGTGGCGCCCGACAGCACGGTGGCGATGTCCAAGTTCGGGGCCATGGCGCCGGACGGCCGCTCCAAGGCGTTCGACGCGCGGGCCAACGGGTACGTCCGCGGCGAGGGTGGGGGAGTGGTGGTCCTCAAGCCGCTCTCCCGCGCCCTGGCGGACGGCGACCCGGTGTGGTGCGTGATCCGGGGGAGCGCGGTCAACAACGACGGGGCCAGCAACGGCCTCACCGCGCCCAACCCCCGGGCGCAGGTGGAGGTGCTGGAGGAGGCGTACCGCCGCGCGGGGATCGACCCGGCGCGGGTGGACTACGTGGAGGCGCACGGCACCGGCACCATGCTGGGCGACCCCATCGAGGCCGGGGCGCTGGGGACGGTGCTGGGCACCGGCCGCGACCCGGAGCGCCCGCTCCTGCTGGGCTCGGTGAAGACCAACGTCGGCCACCTGGAAGCGGCGGCGGGGATCGCCGGGCTCGTCAAGGCGGCGCTCGCAATCCGCCACCGGGAGATCCCGCCCAGCCTGCACTTCGAGAACCCCAACCCGCACATCGCCTTCGACGCGCTCCGTCTCCGGGTGAACCGGGCGCTCTCCCCCTGGCCCGGCGGCGGCGAGCCGGCGCGGGCGGGGGTCAGCTCGTTCGGCTTCGGGGGCACCAACGCGCACGTGGTG